In Paenibacillus sp. FSL R7-0345, a single window of DNA contains:
- a CDS encoding zinc-binding dehydrogenase, whose product MKALLLLEKGKWNEMKVSEISAPEPGTGEVLVEVHAAGLNPVDYKTATGGNPNWTYPHVLGLDVAGVIAEVGEGVEQWKAGDRVLYHGDLTRTGGFAEFALAKASTLSRIPDTVNFADAAALPTAGYTAYQAVHGKLPLTQLSTLLIHGGAGGVGGFAVQLAKLAGKRVISTASRHNHEYVKSLGADYVIDYRKADVAAEVLRLTDGRGVDAVIDSISRQSATQGLELIAFFGHVVHIAGAPDYASVKPFTKAFSVHEVALGAAHQSGDPQALRQLSVIGDEMLALLAAGKISSLLEEVIPLEQVPAALERLSERHIRGKIVAKLK is encoded by the coding sequence ATGAAGGCTCTTTTACTGCTGGAAAAAGGAAAATGGAATGAGATGAAGGTTAGTGAAATCAGCGCACCTGAGCCGGGGACTGGTGAAGTGCTGGTAGAGGTGCATGCAGCCGGGCTTAACCCCGTGGATTATAAAACCGCCACCGGCGGCAACCCCAATTGGACCTATCCGCATGTGCTGGGGCTGGATGTGGCTGGGGTAATCGCCGAAGTGGGTGAAGGTGTGGAGCAATGGAAGGCCGGTGACCGTGTCTTATATCACGGGGATCTCACCCGTACAGGCGGATTTGCGGAATTTGCTTTGGCAAAGGCCAGCACGCTCTCGCGGATACCGGATACTGTAAATTTTGCGGATGCTGCCGCGCTCCCGACAGCCGGTTATACGGCTTACCAGGCGGTGCACGGCAAGCTGCCGCTTACGCAGCTGAGCACACTGCTGATTCACGGCGGCGCGGGAGGCGTCGGCGGATTTGCGGTCCAGCTGGCGAAGCTGGCGGGTAAGCGGGTAATTTCCACCGCATCGCGTCACAATCATGAGTACGTGAAAAGCCTGGGCGCGGACTATGTGATCGACTACCGCAAAGCAGACGTAGCCGCAGAGGTGCTCCGTCTGACAGACGGCAGAGGCGTGGATGCGGTAATTGATTCGATCAGCAGACAGAGTGCAACCCAGGGGCTGGAGCTGATAGCCTTTTTCGGTCACGTAGTGCATATTGCCGGGGCGCCGGATTATGCGTCGGTGAAGCCGTTCACCAAAGCTTTTTCCGTCCACGAGGTTGCGCTGGGTGCCGCACATCAGTCCGGCGACCCGCAGGCCCTGCGGCAATTGTCCGTTATCGGAGACGAAATGCTCGCGCTGCTGGCTGCAGGTAAGATCTCCTCACTGCTGGAGGAAGTCATCCCGCTAGAGCAGGTTCCGGCTGCATTGGAACGCCTGTCCGAGCGGCATATCCGGGGCAAAATCGTAGCAAAGCTGAAATAA
- a CDS encoding phosphotransferase produces MGGTNVWDAEWEVNEEQARTLIGRQFPQLSSKQVKRLGWGWDNTVFLIGDEYVFRFPRRTFAVGSIRMEGKLLPKLEAYMTIPYPKPLFYGEASDEYPAPFLGYAYMPGDFPIGLTEECRALSAETLAKFLRRLHEFPVQAALKCGVQQDHRKLTDIASRKVKLEGFLSKVVEHLSPEESGVIEAYISRLQKDRVEPVNALLHGDLHFKNMLVNENGIVSGIIDWGDLSVGHPACDLSVAYSFLPPYARGVFFETYGGADKETKLLARLIAVYIPMLILMQAVDDGNEAIAAEAKSNIMRALSD; encoded by the coding sequence ATGGGAGGAACGAATGTATGGGATGCGGAGTGGGAGGTTAACGAAGAGCAGGCGCGAACGCTGATCGGCAGACAATTCCCTCAACTGTCATCGAAGCAAGTGAAGCGATTGGGCTGGGGCTGGGACAATACGGTTTTTCTCATCGGTGACGAGTACGTGTTCCGGTTTCCAAGAAGAACGTTTGCAGTTGGCTCGATTCGTATGGAAGGGAAGCTGCTGCCGAAGCTGGAGGCATATATGACCATCCCCTATCCGAAACCGTTGTTTTATGGCGAAGCAAGTGACGAATACCCGGCACCATTTCTTGGTTATGCCTACATGCCAGGAGATTTCCCAATCGGTTTGACGGAAGAATGCCGGGCTTTATCGGCAGAGACGCTGGCGAAATTTTTGCGGAGATTGCATGAGTTTCCGGTGCAGGCGGCGCTGAAGTGCGGAGTTCAGCAAGATCATCGAAAATTGACGGACATAGCATCGCGCAAAGTGAAATTGGAGGGCTTTCTATCGAAGGTGGTTGAACACTTGTCGCCGGAGGAGTCCGGTGTGATCGAAGCATATATTAGCAGGCTGCAAAAGGACCGTGTCGAGCCGGTGAATGCACTGCTGCATGGCGATCTTCATTTCAAAAATATGCTTGTGAATGAGAACGGAATCGTTTCCGGCATCATTGATTGGGGCGATCTGAGCGTAGGCCATCCGGCTTGCGATTTGAGCGTTGCTTATAGCTTTTTACCACCTTACGCCCGCGGCGTGTTTTTCGAAACGTACGGAGGAGCGGACAAGGAAACAAAGCTGCTGGCGCGTCTGATCGCGGTATACATCCCCATGCTGATCTTAATGCAAGCGGTCGATGACGGGAATGAAGCGATTGCGGCAGAGGCGAAATCCAACATCATGCGGGCACTATCGGATTAG
- a CDS encoding ABC transporter ATP-binding protein, with the protein MSANQPSSHSNQGKTPQKFDQMGFRQGPGHMHGGVPKVRSKDTLGTLRRIWGYLKQERGALTWVIVCTVLITALSLAGPYLIGKLFDNYIVPGRFDGMFRMGMILLGVYALSAFFTWVQQYTASSLSQNTVRNMRQDLFEQYQRLPVSFFDQRTHGELMSRAVNDIANVSNTLNQTVVQLIASVLMLAGCLVMMLSLSVWMTLITILTVPLITFIIKKISVHTRRYFSEQQQHLGEVNSFVQENISGLKVVKVFGREEEAVRQFRQINERLRAVGVKAQTLSGSMGPMMNAMRNLTFLVIAVSGGIFAYHEMITIGIIVSFLNYSNQFSQPLNQLANQYNLFQSAVAGAERVFEVLDLEPEMAREQEDKKSKRIRGEVVFDQVGFSYKPEVPVLKNLSLHAEPGQMLALVGPTGAGKTTIINLLTRFYEIQSGRILIDGDNIRDLDKQTLRSQIGLVLQDAYVFSGTIRDNIRYGRMEATDQEVEEAAKLANADVFIRKLPNGYDTYLSAEGGNLSQGQRQLLTIARAVLSNPSILILDEATSNVDTRTELHIQEAMRKLMQGRTSFVIAHRLSTIREADAILVIQEGQISERGTHEELMDRRGFYYEMYQNQFVSGTAS; encoded by the coding sequence ATGTCAGCGAACCAGCCATCCAGTCATTCTAATCAGGGCAAAACGCCGCAAAAGTTCGACCAGATGGGCTTCCGCCAGGGTCCGGGCCATATGCACGGAGGCGTGCCGAAGGTAAGATCCAAGGATACGCTGGGCACACTGCGGCGGATTTGGGGCTACCTGAAGCAGGAGCGCGGGGCACTCACCTGGGTTATTGTATGTACCGTGCTGATTACTGCTCTTTCGCTCGCAGGGCCTTATCTGATCGGCAAGCTGTTCGATAACTATATCGTGCCCGGCCGGTTTGATGGGATGTTCCGGATGGGAATGATCTTGCTGGGCGTATATGCCTTGAGCGCGTTCTTCACCTGGGTTCAGCAATATACAGCCTCCAGCCTGTCCCAGAACACGGTCCGCAATATGCGCCAGGATCTGTTCGAACAGTATCAGCGGCTGCCTGTATCGTTCTTCGACCAGCGTACCCACGGTGAGCTGATGAGCCGGGCCGTTAACGATATTGCCAACGTCTCCAATACGCTGAATCAGACGGTGGTCCAGCTGATTGCCAGTGTGCTGATGCTGGCCGGCTGTCTGGTTATGATGCTCAGTCTGAGTGTGTGGATGACGCTCATTACTATACTGACCGTTCCGCTTATTACGTTTATTATTAAAAAAATCTCCGTCCATACCCGCCGCTACTTCTCGGAGCAGCAGCAGCATCTCGGCGAGGTGAACAGCTTCGTCCAGGAAAATATCTCCGGACTGAAGGTCGTCAAGGTATTCGGCCGGGAGGAAGAGGCAGTCCGCCAATTCCGGCAGATCAATGAACGGCTGCGGGCCGTCGGAGTGAAGGCGCAGACCCTCTCCGGCTCCATGGGCCCGATGATGAACGCTATGCGCAACCTGACCTTCCTCGTTATCGCGGTGTCAGGCGGTATTTTTGCTTACCATGAAATGATCACGATCGGTATTATTGTCAGCTTTCTTAATTATTCCAACCAGTTCAGCCAGCCGCTTAATCAGCTCGCCAACCAGTACAATCTGTTCCAGTCGGCGGTTGCCGGGGCGGAGCGGGTGTTTGAGGTGCTTGACCTGGAGCCGGAAATGGCCCGGGAGCAGGAGGACAAGAAATCCAAACGGATCAGAGGCGAGGTGGTATTCGATCAGGTGGGCTTCAGCTATAAGCCTGAGGTGCCGGTGCTGAAAAACCTCTCCCTGCACGCCGAGCCTGGCCAGATGCTGGCGCTGGTCGGCCCGACCGGGGCAGGTAAAACAACGATTATCAATCTGCTGACCCGCTTCTATGAAATCCAGTCCGGCCGGATTCTGATTGATGGTGACAATATCCGTGATCTGGATAAGCAGACGCTCCGGTCACAGATCGGCCTTGTGCTGCAGGATGCTTACGTTTTCTCGGGGACGATCCGGGACAACATCCGGTACGGCCGGATGGAAGCTACGGATCAGGAGGTTGAGGAAGCGGCTAAGCTCGCCAATGCCGATGTGTTCATCCGGAAGCTGCCGAACGGCTACGATACGTATCTGAGTGCCGAAGGCGGCAACCTGAGCCAGGGGCAGCGGCAGCTGCTGACCATTGCCCGTGCCGTGCTGTCCAATCCGTCGATTCTGATTCTAGATGAGGCGACGAGTAACGTGGATACGCGGACAGAGCTGCATATCCAGGAGGCGATGCGGAAGCTGATGCAGGGCCGGACCAGCTTTGTCATCGCCCACCGGCTGAGCACCATCCGCGAGGCAGACGCCATTCTGGTCATTCAGGAGGGACAGATCAGCGAGCGCGGAACCCATGAGGAGCTGATGGACCGACGGGGCTTCTATTATGAGATGTACCAGAACCAGTTTGTGTCGGGGACGGCAAGCTAA
- a CDS encoding response regulator produces the protein MLMLIADDDDYTREGLIDAVEWSQYGIEQIIEARDGAQALRLAAQHKPEIVLTDIRMPKLNGIAFAEKLGEQCPDCKLLFMSGYLDVEYLKSAIRLAAVDYIEKPIKIPDLKEAISKTVESVQKSRRLTDELSIKKNLQQQKLAQLLIEGTAGREAILKQCEEAGFPLNAGYVCVIVSSSGQSGGEPELLEELHAFWHRQGVQAAGNVTGRGELVFVLPLNGLKLERVHALAKQLLLSHDSLRIAAGSRVADMFEVSGSYTGARTALNSFFYEPEARFSLYSEFAVTSAGISPQLFVDFYMLMKSQPRELTGWIEALCHRLVSEERPPREQVYSLFASMGKAMLQEKGALLAGLDGVYEMKDIDTRISAFYTLSELKEYMLAICSSYCAEKAKEAAYSHTVISVMDYVAAHVSKAELDLPEIGQHMFMSSAHLNVLFKQETGMTITQYIRDYRIELAKKLIMNEHYKMNAISELCGFASPSYFAKVFRLCTSVTPVEYRKLKLR, from the coding sequence ATGCTGATGCTAATTGCAGATGATGATGATTATACAAGAGAAGGTCTGATTGATGCGGTCGAATGGAGCCAGTACGGCATTGAACAGATTATCGAGGCGAGAGACGGGGCACAGGCGCTGCGGCTGGCTGCACAGCATAAGCCGGAAATCGTGCTGACGGATATCCGGATGCCGAAGCTGAACGGAATTGCTTTTGCCGAAAAGCTGGGAGAGCAGTGTCCGGACTGCAAGTTGCTGTTCATGAGCGGGTATCTGGATGTGGAATATCTGAAAAGCGCCATCCGGCTGGCCGCAGTCGATTATATAGAAAAGCCGATCAAAATTCCTGATTTGAAGGAGGCCATCTCCAAAACAGTCGAGTCCGTGCAGAAGAGCAGGCGTCTGACCGATGAGCTGAGCATCAAAAAAAACCTGCAGCAGCAAAAGCTGGCACAGCTGCTGATTGAAGGGACAGCCGGCCGTGAAGCGATCCTGAAGCAATGTGAGGAGGCCGGATTTCCGCTGAACGCCGGATATGTATGTGTGATTGTGTCCAGTAGCGGGCAGTCTGGCGGTGAGCCGGAGCTGCTGGAGGAGCTGCATGCCTTCTGGCACAGGCAGGGGGTGCAGGCTGCCGGTAACGTGACCGGCAGAGGAGAGCTTGTATTCGTGCTTCCGCTGAACGGGTTGAAGCTGGAGCGGGTCCACGCGCTGGCGAAGCAGCTGCTTCTAAGCCATGACAGCCTCCGCATTGCAGCAGGCAGCAGGGTGGCTGATATGTTTGAGGTAAGCGGGAGCTATACCGGGGCGCGTACAGCGCTGAACAGCTTTTTCTATGAGCCGGAGGCCCGTTTCAGTCTGTATTCGGAGTTTGCAGTGACGTCAGCCGGGATCAGCCCGCAGCTGTTTGTGGACTTCTATATGCTGATGAAAAGCCAGCCGCGCGAGCTGACCGGATGGATTGAAGCGCTATGTCACCGTCTTGTCTCGGAGGAGCGTCCTCCGCGCGAGCAGGTCTATTCGTTATTTGCCTCCATGGGCAAGGCGATGCTGCAGGAGAAAGGGGCGCTGCTCGCCGGACTGGACGGAGTCTATGAGATGAAGGACATCGACACCCGGATATCCGCGTTCTATACATTATCGGAGCTCAAGGAATATATGTTGGCCATCTGCAGTAGCTATTGTGCCGAAAAAGCCAAGGAGGCCGCGTACTCGCATACGGTAATCAGCGTGATGGATTATGTAGCTGCCCATGTCAGCAAGGCGGAGCTGGATCTGCCGGAAATCGGCCAGCATATGTTCATGTCCTCCGCTCATCTGAACGTGCTGTTCAAGCAGGAGACAGGGATGACGATTACCCAGTACATCAGGGATTACCGGATTGAGCTGGCCAAGAAGCTGATCATGAATGAGCACTATAAAATGAACGCAATCTCGGAGCTGTGCGGCTTTGCCAGTCCGAGCTATTTTGCCAAGGTATTCAGGCTCTGCACCTCCGTCACGCCGGTTGAATACAGAAAGCTCAAGCTGCGATGA
- a CDS encoding TetR/AcrR family transcriptional regulator: MNPKLTLRDQKKEATAYALSVAAFELALVHGMDGFIVDDVVRQAGVSRRTFANYFSCKEEAVAEYFMNTATSEDENDLLSHLPPDATPLDALYSLLKLQFTSEFLRRLRQFASLANQYPSLEPYILSVFRRLQMAAQEVLERFTNGRYSDGYTHLLAGAFYGAFVPILDGRLNVLLPGESQEDRPGSVSFDQYLTSMFDYLRNGF, translated from the coding sequence TTGAACCCCAAGCTGACGCTGCGTGACCAGAAAAAGGAAGCTACCGCTTATGCTTTGTCTGTAGCAGCTTTTGAGCTTGCCCTGGTACATGGCATGGACGGCTTCATTGTCGATGATGTTGTCCGGCAGGCGGGTGTCTCCCGGCGGACCTTTGCCAATTATTTTTCCTGCAAAGAAGAAGCGGTTGCAGAATATTTCATGAACACGGCTACCAGTGAGGACGAAAATGACCTGTTATCACATTTGCCTCCGGATGCGACACCGCTGGATGCCTTGTACAGCCTGCTCAAGCTGCAGTTCACTTCAGAATTTCTGCGCAGATTGCGGCAGTTCGCATCACTGGCCAATCAGTATCCGTCGCTGGAGCCGTATATCCTTAGCGTGTTCCGCCGTCTGCAGATGGCTGCTCAGGAAGTGCTCGAACGGTTCACCAATGGCCGTTATTCCGACGGGTATACGCATCTGCTGGCCGGTGCATTTTACGGAGCTTTTGTGCCCATACTCGACGGACGGCTCAACGTCCTGCTGCCGGGTGAATCGCAGGAGGACCGGCCCGGCTCGGTATCTTTTGATCAATATTTGACTTCCATGTTCGATTACTTACGCAACGGCTTTTAA
- a CDS encoding ABC transporter ATP-binding protein: MWELRRYLKPYLKFMILAPMFMMMEVFFDLLQPTLAAHIVDNGIVSRNFSVIERTGFLMLGVALLGLVTGVLCNFFASRASQNFGADIREALFTKVQTFSFENVDTFKSGSLMTRMTSDVVQVQNLVQMGLQGLVRAPSLLVGSVVMALIINRQLGLILLGTLIVLIAVVALLIRFSTPIFSAVQGKLDTVNTRIQENLAGIRVVKAFVRTGYETGRFREVNGDYTRVSIRAARFIALNSPIVTLIMNACLVTVLLYGGNQVSFGSVKAGDLVAFVNYVVQVLSSLLMVSSLLMNVSQAKVSADRIQEVLAAQPHIRDTEAKSEWSLPGRSVKLENVSFSYNGSSDPKDLVLQGINIEAERGETVAIIGATGSGKTTLVQLIPRLYDVTSGSIKLDGQDIRELPLLELRRRIGMILQESFLFTGTIRDNIAFGKPGAEQAEVEAAARMAQAHDFISRLPEGYDTKLGQKGVNLSGGQKQRLSIARALLVKPPVLIMDDSMSALDARTERQLRGALKDITAEAVTFLIAQKISSVTEADTVIVLDDGEIAGSGSHEELMQSCKVYQEIYRSQFGSEEVPYVSEPAIQSF, encoded by the coding sequence ATGTGGGAATTAAGACGTTATTTGAAGCCGTATCTAAAATTTATGATTTTGGCCCCGATGTTCATGATGATGGAGGTCTTTTTTGACCTGCTTCAGCCTACACTGGCTGCACATATCGTTGACAACGGCATTGTGAGCCGCAACTTCAGTGTCATTGAGCGGACCGGGTTTCTGATGCTGGGTGTTGCTCTGCTGGGGCTTGTTACCGGGGTGCTGTGCAACTTTTTTGCCAGCCGGGCCTCGCAGAATTTTGGCGCCGATATCCGTGAAGCGCTGTTCACGAAGGTGCAGACCTTCTCCTTTGAAAATGTGGATACCTTCAAGTCCGGCTCGCTGATGACCCGGATGACCAGCGATGTCGTGCAGGTGCAGAATCTGGTGCAGATGGGTCTGCAGGGTCTTGTCCGTGCGCCCAGCCTGCTGGTCGGCAGTGTGGTCATGGCGCTGATTATCAACCGTCAGCTCGGGCTGATTCTGCTGGGCACGCTGATTGTCCTGATTGCCGTAGTCGCGCTGCTAATCCGTTTTTCGACTCCGATTTTCTCGGCGGTACAAGGGAAGCTGGATACTGTGAATACGCGGATTCAGGAAAATCTGGCCGGGATCCGGGTCGTCAAGGCGTTTGTCCGCACCGGCTATGAAACAGGTCGGTTCCGTGAGGTTAACGGGGATTATACCCGGGTCTCGATCCGGGCGGCCCGCTTTATTGCGCTGAACTCGCCGATTGTCACACTGATTATGAACGCCTGCCTTGTAACCGTGCTGCTGTACGGCGGCAACCAGGTATCATTCGGCTCGGTTAAGGCAGGCGATCTGGTCGCTTTTGTAAACTATGTAGTCCAGGTATTATCGTCCCTGCTGATGGTCAGCAGTCTGCTGATGAACGTGTCACAGGCCAAGGTGTCGGCTGACCGGATTCAGGAGGTGCTGGCTGCACAGCCGCATATCCGGGATACTGAAGCAAAAAGCGAATGGTCTCTGCCAGGCCGCAGTGTCAAGCTCGAGAATGTATCCTTCTCCTATAACGGTTCGTCCGATCCGAAGGATCTGGTACTGCAAGGGATTAATATCGAAGCTGAGCGCGGCGAGACCGTGGCCATAATCGGGGCAACCGGCTCCGGCAAAACCACGCTCGTCCAGCTGATTCCCCGGCTGTATGATGTTACGTCAGGCTCGATTAAGCTGGACGGACAGGACATCCGTGAGCTTCCGCTGCTGGAGCTGCGGCGGCGGATCGGGATGATTCTGCAGGAATCCTTCCTGTTCACCGGCACGATCCGCGACAATATCGCCTTCGGCAAGCCTGGTGCAGAGCAGGCCGAAGTGGAAGCTGCGGCGCGAATGGCCCAAGCGCATGATTTTATCAGCAGGCTGCCGGAAGGCTATGATACCAAGCTCGGACAGAAGGGCGTCAACCTGTCCGGCGGGCAAAAGCAGCGGCTGTCCATTGCCCGGGCGCTGCTCGTCAAGCCGCCGGTGCTGATCATGGACGACAGCATGAGCGCCCTGGATGCCCGGACGGAGCGGCAGCTGCGGGGGGCGCTCAAGGATATTACGGCAGAGGCCGTGACCTTCCTGATCGCCCAGAAAATATCGTCCGTTACGGAAGCGGACACGGTCATTGTACTCGATGACGGGGAGATCGCAGGCAGCGGCTCCCATGAGGAATTAATGCAGAGCTGCAAGGTATATCAGGAGATCTACCGGTCGCAGTTCGGCTCAGAGGAGGTGCCTTATGTCAGCGAACCAGCCATCCAGTCATTCTAA
- a CDS encoding sensor histidine kinase, whose protein sequence is MRITVPFRNLSIRKKLILLFVMVGIIPLIITFFVSQHEIRKYALDRQSYANNQTYEQTLSVLTSRMSHIEEISSMIVINKKITSIFSLKPERLEIWQQLSMFEEITSYTQILESDSQFSNIMYFINDGFVTAGKTSLYRPLSQVQGQKWTESFLAAKGRSTWLIFEDKFNFLTPKKYLTLGRALWNENDYMESVGFVMINIDLEEITGALRQSVPGQLVYVETADGELVASSGTEEELAKMRLPGKLNSGPSYSEIHLESGTYLARGNQIDSTGLYLVSVIPSSAAMSIIQKIRVQMLGIYAVIGLLIFVFIFPITRSITQRIFLLMNKMSQVRQGRLNTLDLEPRTDELGHLISSYNYMINSVQELMEEQFRLGQEKKGAELKALQSQINPHFLYNTLDMVNWMAQKDEVDNIQRVIHALSDYYKLVLNKGKDFVSVGDEVRLCSIYMDIQKNRYKDRIKLEISVEDDALSCMLPKITLQPLVENAIVHGIMETEERRGTIRITGRIEQDRLRITVEDDGAGLSEREERHSGYQGSGYGVENINKRLSLFFGGEAREITFISAEGKGTSVIIDIPVMRVL, encoded by the coding sequence ATGAGGATTACTGTCCCGTTCCGCAATCTGTCCATCCGCAAAAAGCTGATCCTGCTGTTCGTCATGGTCGGGATTATCCCGCTGATCATTACCTTTTTTGTATCCCAGCATGAAATCCGCAAATACGCGCTGGACCGGCAAAGCTATGCCAACAATCAGACGTATGAGCAGACCCTGTCCGTACTGACCAGCCGGATGTCACATATTGAAGAGATTTCCTCCATGATTGTGATCAATAAAAAGATTACGTCCATCTTCTCGCTGAAGCCCGAGAGACTTGAAATCTGGCAGCAGCTCTCGATGTTCGAGGAAATTACCTCCTACACACAAATTTTGGAGTCGGACTCGCAGTTCAGCAATATTATGTATTTTATCAACGACGGATTCGTAACCGCCGGCAAAACCTCGCTGTACCGGCCGCTCAGCCAGGTTCAGGGCCAAAAGTGGACCGAGTCCTTTTTGGCTGCAAAGGGGAGATCTACATGGCTGATCTTCGAGGACAAATTCAACTTTTTGACCCCGAAGAAGTATCTTACGCTGGGCCGGGCATTGTGGAATGAGAATGACTATATGGAATCCGTCGGCTTCGTGATGATCAACATTGACCTGGAGGAGATCACCGGAGCGCTGCGGCAGTCGGTACCCGGGCAGCTGGTCTACGTGGAAACAGCAGACGGCGAGCTTGTTGCCAGCAGCGGGACTGAAGAAGAGCTGGCGAAGATGCGCCTGCCGGGCAAGCTGAACAGCGGGCCCAGCTATTCAGAAATTCATCTGGAGAGCGGCACCTACCTGGCCCGAGGCAACCAGATTGATTCGACCGGCCTGTATCTGGTATCGGTGATTCCGTCCAGTGCCGCCATGTCGATTATCCAGAAGATCCGTGTTCAGATGCTGGGCATCTATGCCGTGATCGGGCTGCTGATTTTTGTGTTTATTTTCCCGATTACAAGGTCGATAACACAGCGTATCTTCCTGCTGATGAATAAGATGAGCCAGGTGCGGCAGGGGAGGCTGAATACGCTGGACCTGGAGCCGCGCACGGATGAGCTGGGCCATCTGATCTCCAGCTACAATTATATGATCAACAGTGTGCAGGAACTGATGGAGGAGCAGTTCAGGCTGGGGCAGGAGAAGAAGGGGGCAGAGCTGAAGGCACTGCAGTCCCAGATCAATCCGCATTTTTTGTATAACACGCTGGATATGGTGAACTGGATGGCCCAGAAGGATGAGGTAGACAATATCCAGCGGGTGATTCACGCCCTGTCGGATTATTACAAGCTGGTGCTGAATAAAGGCAAGGATTTTGTGAGCGTGGGTGACGAGGTCAGGCTGTGCAGCATCTATATGGACATTCAGAAGAACCGGTACAAAGACAGGATCAAGCTGGAGATCAGCGTAGAGGACGATGCGCTTAGCTGCATGCTGCCCAAGATTACCCTGCAGCCGCTGGTGGAGAACGCGATTGTGCACGGCATTATGGAAACGGAAGAGCGCAGAGGAACGATCCGGATTACAGGCCGGATTGAACAGGACAGGCTGCGGATCACCGTTGAAGACGACGGGGCCGGCTTAAGCGAACGGGAGGAGCGGCATTCGGGCTACCAGGGAAGCGGGTACGGGGTTGAGAATATCAACAAGCGGCTGAGTCTGTTTTTTGGCGGTGAAGCCAGGGAGATAACGTTCATAAGTGCAGAGGGTAAAGGGACCAGTGTGATTATAGACATTCCAGTTATGCGGGTTTTGTGA